One Euwallacea fornicatus isolate EFF26 chromosome 22, ASM4011564v1, whole genome shotgun sequence genomic region harbors:
- the LOC136346216 gene encoding NFX1-type zinc finger-containing protein 1-like isoform X1, with product MCHTLLLSKLFIFQISGAITMNSDLTRRFRSMKANLCSTSGNSVAYRFMSIYPTASELTSCKSPHVLPLNITKGAYKDLDHYLRTHFMLLREDFIKPIREDLQTFLKRSSQTLINIKIHEVQFIRKGVKNSDVCVSIEIKKGVTYDRWNVKKGDKRFMLGSLLIFSADTFNTIICGKVADIRKLLYKKVLVSFEDKVNIQYDKTYLMIECNQFFEPYYHVLRAIQSINRTSFPLSEYLIKTNSSVGMPKYLNGVKWTISDQDLNVSQNIAMNAALSQELVIIQGPPGTGKTFLGLKIVKQLVTIRNKWWKNSPMLVISFTNHALDQFLEGLTKFTNRILRLGGQSRNPKMKNYSIQECRQRFYNNTTNGWQKRFKIGEVFKEYCAIERQIITMGNQLDNLVSTKPSCIFSFDVLATGVPEIASFFPNFNREEMVTWLLEEDESLKMGYLQISASEDRKLISLVYNNFLKDCNKDSKYCLLSVSIMSVAIHKLYDKILELNKGIQIRQEKSQSSDRSHIQVKNRELQILINSYNYLLSKFEFFQYCLKLQLNTGRYVSTNKGRDPFSIPVRTRWQLYQHWMKKYEAYMTEEMEALIAEYQPIYQNFNRIQEKNNLDLMKHQIIIGMTSTMAARMHSILEIIQCPIVIVEEAAELLEAHIIPVLTKHCQHVILIGDHKQLKPTTADYDIETKYNLGVSMFERMVRNDIQCYTLNVQHRMRPEISSLITPCIYPVLHNHETVTEFSKIRGMKKSLYFITHRNPEQSSGNSSKKNSYEAKYIIQLASHLIQNGYKPDEITILATYLGQVNVLMQEQSQCVGTQVQEIKVTSVDNFQGEENKIILLSLVRNNDYSSIGFLSVENRVCVALSRAKEGLYMMGNIKLLMTCSLLWRKIYLTLKKQNSVGFHLPLQCEQHSTVIKIRSPEQFYKLSPNGGCEELCNKILPCGHKCTQYCHFFDHKQYRCMEPCSKSSCKNPIHKCKKLCYEPCGMCTYKLRQKLSCGHYIRCFMDQNQDYRCLKKVYIRRSCGHKQSITCNEHDSDFEEDLDCSNCKISPAEDRKETSKASVFKEIKQVELGLENLTLGENLPEWNIKLPKAPELLGIILNNKKKLVIQGLSNQEILQKYLKDFENSGFGPNGKNRLGRVE from the exons atgtgtcatacattattattatcaaaattattcattttccaaatttctggAG cCATCACAATGAATTCCGACTTAACACGAAGGTTTCGTAGCATGAAAGCCAATCTTTGCTCCACATCAGGCAATTCAGTAGCCTACCGCTTCATGAGCATTTATCCTACTGCATCGGAGCTAACGAGCTGCAAGTCACCACATGTACTCCCTCTTAATATTACTAAAGGAGCATATAAAGATCTTGACCATTACTTAAGGACTCATTTCATGTTGTTAAGAGAAGACTTCATTAAACCCATCAGAGAGGATTTACAGACTTTTTTGAAACGCTCGTCTCAGACGCtgataaatatcaaaattcatGAAGTGCAGTTTATTAGGAAAGGAGTGAAGAATAGTGATGTGTGTGTCTCTATTGAAATTAAGAAAGGTGTTACGTATGATAGGTGGAACGTCAAGAAAGGCGACAAGAGATTTATGTTGGGATCTTTACTCATTTTCTCCGCTGACACATTTAATACAATAATTTGCGGGAAGGTTGCTGATATCAGGAAGTTGTTGTACAAAAAGGTGCTGGTCAGTTTTGAGGATAAAGTCAATATACAATACGACAAGACTTATTTGATGATTGAATGCAATCAATTCTTTGAACCTTACTACCATGTTCTAAGAGCAATCCAAAGCATTAACAGAACATCCTTTCCATTAAGTGAATATTTAATCAAGACCAATTCCTCTGTGGGTATGCCCAAATACCTAAATGGTGTTAAGTGGACTATCTCAGATCAAGACCTGAACGTATCCCAGAACATTGCAATGAATGCAGCGCTATCGCAGGAGTTGGTGATTATTCAAGGACCTCCAGGCACAGGAAAAACCTTTCTGGGTCTTAAGATAGTGAAGCAGTTAGTGACTATTAGAAATAAATGGTGGAAAAATAGTCCCATGCTAGTGATTAGTTTCACCAATCATGCATTAGATCAGTTTTTGGAGGGGCTTACTAAGTTTACTAACCGAATTTTGAG GCTTGGTGGTCAATCTCGCAAccccaaaatgaaaaattattcaatacaGGAATGCCGACAACGATTTTACAATAACACCACAAATGGGTGGcaaaaacgtttcaaaataggaGAAGTTTTTAAG GAATATTGTGCCATTGAGCGCCAAATAATAACGATGGGTAATCAGTTGGATAATCTTGTTAGTACCAAACCTagttgcattttttctttcgaTGTCTTGGCGACAGGCGTACCTGAAATCGCTAGTTTTTTCCCGAATTTCAATCGTGAGGAAATGGTTACATGGTTGCTAGAAGAAGATGAATCCCTGAAAATG GGATATCTTCAAATATCTGCTTCAGAAGATCGTAAATTGATAAGTTTggtatataataattttttaaa AGATTGCAATAAAGACTCAAAATATTGTCTGTTATCCGTGTCAATAATGTCTGTCGCCATACATAAGCTCTATGATAAAATACTCGAGCTTAACAAGGGAATTCAGATTAGGCAAGAGAAATCTCAGAGCTCGGATCGAAGTCATATTCAAGTAAAAAATCGCGAACTCCAGATTTTGATTAATTCGTACAATTATTTGCTGAGCAAATTCGAGTTTTTCCAG TACTGTCTGAAGCTACAACTCAACACCGGAAGATACGTCAGCACAAACAAAGGACGTGACCCATTCAGTATCCCAGTTCGAACGCGCTGGCAGCTCTACCAACATTGGATGAAGAAATACGAGGCCTACATGACCGAAGAAATGGAGGCTTTAATCGCTGAGTACCAGCCtatttaccaaaatttcaatcgaATACAAGAGAAAAACAATTTGGATCTGATGAAGCATCAGATAATCATCGGAATGACCAGTACTATGGCGGCGCGAATGCATTCTATTCTCGAGATCATACAGTGTCCAATTGTGATTGTGGAGGAGGCTGCCGAATTGCTGGAAGCCCATATTATACCTGTTCTGACAAAACATTGTCAACACGTAATTTTAATCGGGGACCACAAACAGTTAAAACCGACTACTGCCGATTACGACATTGAAACCAAATACAATTTAGGAGTAAGCATGTTCGAAAGAATGGTCCGGAATGATATTCAGTGTTACACCTTAAATGTGCAACACCGCATGCgccctgaaatatcttctttgattacaccctgtatttatccAGTACTCCATAATCATGAAACTGTAaccgaattttcaaaaatacgcGGCATGAAGAAGTCTCTATATTTTATCACGCATCG aaaccCTGAGCAATCTTCTGGCAATTCGAGCAAAAAGAATTCATATGAAGCAAAATACATAATCCAGTTGGCTTCACATCTGATTCAGAACGGGTATAAACCTGATGAAATTACCATTTTGGCCACCTATTTGGGTCAAGTAAACGTCCTGATGCAAGAGCAAAGCCAATGTGTAGGTACGCAAGTCCAGGAAATAAAAGTCACTTCAGTAGACAATTTCCAAGGGGAGGAAAACAAGATTATTTTGTTGTCTTTGGTGCGCAACAATGATTATAGTAGCATCGGATTTTTGTCTGTTGAAAATAGAGTGTGCGTGGCGTTAAGCAGAGCAAAGGAGGGGCTGTATATGATGGGAAATATCAAACTGTTGATGACGTGTTCACTG CTTTGGAGGAAAATCTATCTTACACtgaaaaagcaaaattctGTGGGTTTTCACTTACCTCTACAGTGCGAGCAACATAGCACTGTTATCAAAATACGAAGTCCtgaacaattttataaattatctcCTAATGGTGGCTGCGAGGAGTTGTGCAACAAAATCTTGCCCTGCGGTCACAAATGCACTcaatattgtcattttttcgaTCATAAACAATATCGTTGTATGGAACCTTGTTCAAA ATCTTCCTGCAAAAATCCCATCCACAAATGCAAGAAACTCTGTTACGAACCCTGTGGGATGTGTACCTACAAACTGCGCCAAAAACTCTCTTGCGGACATTACATTCGATGTTTCATGGATCAGAACCAGGACTACAGATGTCTGAAAAAAGTCTATATTCGCAGGTCTTGTGGACACAAACAGTCAATTACTTGCAATGAACATGACAGCGATTTCGAGGAGGATTTAGACTGTTCTAATTGCAAAATCTCTCCGGCAGAAGATAGGAAGGAAACTAGTAAAGCTAGTGTTTTCAAGGAGATTAAGCAGGTTGAATTGGGATTGGAGAATTTGACTCTTGGGGAGAATCTGCCAGAATGGAACATTAAGCTGCCTAAAGCACCTGAACTTCTGGGGATTATATTgaataacaagaaaaaattggtGATACAGGGACTGAGTAACCAAGAGATTTTGCAGAAGTATCtgaaggattttgaaaattcgggGTTTGGGccaaatggaaaaaacagACTTGGTCGCGTAGAATAA
- the LOC136346216 gene encoding NFX1-type zinc finger-containing protein 1-like isoform X3: MNSDLTRRFRSMKANLCSTSGNSVAYRFMSIYPTASELTSCKSPHVLPLNITKGAYKDLDHYLRTHFMLLREDFIKPIREDLQTFLKRSSQTLINIKIHEVQFIRKGVKNSDVCVSIEIKKGVTYDRWNVKKGDKRFMLGSLLIFSADTFNTIICGKVADIRKLLYKKVLVSFEDKVNIQYDKTYLMIECNQFFEPYYHVLRAIQSINRTSFPLSEYLIKTNSSVGMPKYLNGVKWTISDQDLNVSQNIAMNAALSQELVIIQGPPGTGKTFLGLKIVKQLVTIRNKWWKNSPMLVISFTNHALDQFLEGLTKFTNRILRLGGQSRNPKMKNYSIQECRQRFYNNTTNGWQKRFKIGEVFKEYCAIERQIITMGNQLDNLVSTKPSCIFSFDVLATGVPEIASFFPNFNREEMVTWLLEEDESLKMGYLQISASEDRKLISLVYNNFLKDCNKDSKYCLLSVSIMSVAIHKLYDKILELNKGIQIRQEKSQSSDRSHIQVKNRELQILINSYNYLLSKFEFFQYCLKLQLNTGRYVSTNKGRDPFSIPVRTRWQLYQHWMKKYEAYMTEEMEALIAEYQPIYQNFNRIQEKNNLDLMKHQIIIGMTSTMAARMHSILEIIQCPIVIVEEAAELLEAHIIPVLTKHCQHVILIGDHKQLKPTTADYDIETKYNLGVSMFERMVRNDIQCYTLNVQHRMRPEISSLITPCIYPVLHNHETVTEFSKIRGMKKSLYFITHRNPEQSSGNSSKKNSYEAKYIIQLASHLIQNGYKPDEITILATYLGQVNVLMQEQSQCVGTQVQEIKVTSVDNFQGEENKIILLSLVRNNDYSSIGFLSVENRVCVALSRAKEGLYMMGNIKLLMTCSLLWRKIYLTLKKQNSVGFHLPLQCEQHSTVIKIRSPEQFYKLSPNGGCEELCNKILPCGHKCTQYCHFFDHKQYRCMEPCSKSSCKNPIHKCKKLCYEPCGMCTYKLRQKLSCGHYIRCFMDQNQDYRCLKKVYIRRSCGHKQSITCNEHDSDFEEDLDCSNCKISPAEDRKETSKASVFKEIKQVELGLENLTLGENLPEWNIKLPKAPELLGIILNNKKKLVIQGLSNQEILQKYLKDFENSGFGPNGKNRLGRVE; the protein is encoded by the exons ATGAATTCCGACTTAACACGAAGGTTTCGTAGCATGAAAGCCAATCTTTGCTCCACATCAGGCAATTCAGTAGCCTACCGCTTCATGAGCATTTATCCTACTGCATCGGAGCTAACGAGCTGCAAGTCACCACATGTACTCCCTCTTAATATTACTAAAGGAGCATATAAAGATCTTGACCATTACTTAAGGACTCATTTCATGTTGTTAAGAGAAGACTTCATTAAACCCATCAGAGAGGATTTACAGACTTTTTTGAAACGCTCGTCTCAGACGCtgataaatatcaaaattcatGAAGTGCAGTTTATTAGGAAAGGAGTGAAGAATAGTGATGTGTGTGTCTCTATTGAAATTAAGAAAGGTGTTACGTATGATAGGTGGAACGTCAAGAAAGGCGACAAGAGATTTATGTTGGGATCTTTACTCATTTTCTCCGCTGACACATTTAATACAATAATTTGCGGGAAGGTTGCTGATATCAGGAAGTTGTTGTACAAAAAGGTGCTGGTCAGTTTTGAGGATAAAGTCAATATACAATACGACAAGACTTATTTGATGATTGAATGCAATCAATTCTTTGAACCTTACTACCATGTTCTAAGAGCAATCCAAAGCATTAACAGAACATCCTTTCCATTAAGTGAATATTTAATCAAGACCAATTCCTCTGTGGGTATGCCCAAATACCTAAATGGTGTTAAGTGGACTATCTCAGATCAAGACCTGAACGTATCCCAGAACATTGCAATGAATGCAGCGCTATCGCAGGAGTTGGTGATTATTCAAGGACCTCCAGGCACAGGAAAAACCTTTCTGGGTCTTAAGATAGTGAAGCAGTTAGTGACTATTAGAAATAAATGGTGGAAAAATAGTCCCATGCTAGTGATTAGTTTCACCAATCATGCATTAGATCAGTTTTTGGAGGGGCTTACTAAGTTTACTAACCGAATTTTGAG GCTTGGTGGTCAATCTCGCAAccccaaaatgaaaaattattcaatacaGGAATGCCGACAACGATTTTACAATAACACCACAAATGGGTGGcaaaaacgtttcaaaataggaGAAGTTTTTAAG GAATATTGTGCCATTGAGCGCCAAATAATAACGATGGGTAATCAGTTGGATAATCTTGTTAGTACCAAACCTagttgcattttttctttcgaTGTCTTGGCGACAGGCGTACCTGAAATCGCTAGTTTTTTCCCGAATTTCAATCGTGAGGAAATGGTTACATGGTTGCTAGAAGAAGATGAATCCCTGAAAATG GGATATCTTCAAATATCTGCTTCAGAAGATCGTAAATTGATAAGTTTggtatataataattttttaaa AGATTGCAATAAAGACTCAAAATATTGTCTGTTATCCGTGTCAATAATGTCTGTCGCCATACATAAGCTCTATGATAAAATACTCGAGCTTAACAAGGGAATTCAGATTAGGCAAGAGAAATCTCAGAGCTCGGATCGAAGTCATATTCAAGTAAAAAATCGCGAACTCCAGATTTTGATTAATTCGTACAATTATTTGCTGAGCAAATTCGAGTTTTTCCAG TACTGTCTGAAGCTACAACTCAACACCGGAAGATACGTCAGCACAAACAAAGGACGTGACCCATTCAGTATCCCAGTTCGAACGCGCTGGCAGCTCTACCAACATTGGATGAAGAAATACGAGGCCTACATGACCGAAGAAATGGAGGCTTTAATCGCTGAGTACCAGCCtatttaccaaaatttcaatcgaATACAAGAGAAAAACAATTTGGATCTGATGAAGCATCAGATAATCATCGGAATGACCAGTACTATGGCGGCGCGAATGCATTCTATTCTCGAGATCATACAGTGTCCAATTGTGATTGTGGAGGAGGCTGCCGAATTGCTGGAAGCCCATATTATACCTGTTCTGACAAAACATTGTCAACACGTAATTTTAATCGGGGACCACAAACAGTTAAAACCGACTACTGCCGATTACGACATTGAAACCAAATACAATTTAGGAGTAAGCATGTTCGAAAGAATGGTCCGGAATGATATTCAGTGTTACACCTTAAATGTGCAACACCGCATGCgccctgaaatatcttctttgattacaccctgtatttatccAGTACTCCATAATCATGAAACTGTAaccgaattttcaaaaatacgcGGCATGAAGAAGTCTCTATATTTTATCACGCATCG aaaccCTGAGCAATCTTCTGGCAATTCGAGCAAAAAGAATTCATATGAAGCAAAATACATAATCCAGTTGGCTTCACATCTGATTCAGAACGGGTATAAACCTGATGAAATTACCATTTTGGCCACCTATTTGGGTCAAGTAAACGTCCTGATGCAAGAGCAAAGCCAATGTGTAGGTACGCAAGTCCAGGAAATAAAAGTCACTTCAGTAGACAATTTCCAAGGGGAGGAAAACAAGATTATTTTGTTGTCTTTGGTGCGCAACAATGATTATAGTAGCATCGGATTTTTGTCTGTTGAAAATAGAGTGTGCGTGGCGTTAAGCAGAGCAAAGGAGGGGCTGTATATGATGGGAAATATCAAACTGTTGATGACGTGTTCACTG CTTTGGAGGAAAATCTATCTTACACtgaaaaagcaaaattctGTGGGTTTTCACTTACCTCTACAGTGCGAGCAACATAGCACTGTTATCAAAATACGAAGTCCtgaacaattttataaattatctcCTAATGGTGGCTGCGAGGAGTTGTGCAACAAAATCTTGCCCTGCGGTCACAAATGCACTcaatattgtcattttttcgaTCATAAACAATATCGTTGTATGGAACCTTGTTCAAA ATCTTCCTGCAAAAATCCCATCCACAAATGCAAGAAACTCTGTTACGAACCCTGTGGGATGTGTACCTACAAACTGCGCCAAAAACTCTCTTGCGGACATTACATTCGATGTTTCATGGATCAGAACCAGGACTACAGATGTCTGAAAAAAGTCTATATTCGCAGGTCTTGTGGACACAAACAGTCAATTACTTGCAATGAACATGACAGCGATTTCGAGGAGGATTTAGACTGTTCTAATTGCAAAATCTCTCCGGCAGAAGATAGGAAGGAAACTAGTAAAGCTAGTGTTTTCAAGGAGATTAAGCAGGTTGAATTGGGATTGGAGAATTTGACTCTTGGGGAGAATCTGCCAGAATGGAACATTAAGCTGCCTAAAGCACCTGAACTTCTGGGGATTATATTgaataacaagaaaaaattggtGATACAGGGACTGAGTAACCAAGAGATTTTGCAGAAGTATCtgaaggattttgaaaattcgggGTTTGGGccaaatggaaaaaacagACTTGGTCGCGTAGAATAA
- the LOC136346216 gene encoding NFX1-type zinc finger-containing protein 1-like isoform X2 — translation MCHTLLLSKLFIFQISGAITMNSDLTRRFRSMKANLCSTSGNSVAYRFMSIYPTASELTSCKSPHVLPLNITKGAYKDLDHYLRTHFMLLREDFIKPIREDLQTFLKRSSQTLINIKIHEVQFIRKGVKNSDVCVSIEIKKGVTYDRWNVKKGDKRFMLGSLLIFSADTFNTIICGKVADIRKLLYKKVLVSFEDKVNIQYDKTYLMIECNQFFEPYYHVLRAIQSINRTSFPLSEYLIKTNSSVGMPKYLNGVKWTISDQDLNVSQNIAMNAALSQELVIIQGPPGTGKTFLGLKIVKQLVTIRNKWWKNSPMLVISFTNHALDQFLEGLTKFTNRILRLGGQSRNPKMKNYSIQECRQRFYNNTTNGWQKRFKIGEVFKEYCAIERQIITMGNQLDNLVSTKPSCIFSFDVLATGVPEIASFFPNFNREEMVTWLLEEDESLKMGYLQISASEDRKLISLVYNNFLKDCNKDSKYCLLSVSIMSVAIHKLYDKILELNKGIQIRQEKSQSSDRSHIQVKNRELQILINSYNYLLSKFEFFQLQLNTGRYVSTNKGRDPFSIPVRTRWQLYQHWMKKYEAYMTEEMEALIAEYQPIYQNFNRIQEKNNLDLMKHQIIIGMTSTMAARMHSILEIIQCPIVIVEEAAELLEAHIIPVLTKHCQHVILIGDHKQLKPTTADYDIETKYNLGVSMFERMVRNDIQCYTLNVQHRMRPEISSLITPCIYPVLHNHETVTEFSKIRGMKKSLYFITHRNPEQSSGNSSKKNSYEAKYIIQLASHLIQNGYKPDEITILATYLGQVNVLMQEQSQCVGTQVQEIKVTSVDNFQGEENKIILLSLVRNNDYSSIGFLSVENRVCVALSRAKEGLYMMGNIKLLMTCSLLWRKIYLTLKKQNSVGFHLPLQCEQHSTVIKIRSPEQFYKLSPNGGCEELCNKILPCGHKCTQYCHFFDHKQYRCMEPCSKSSCKNPIHKCKKLCYEPCGMCTYKLRQKLSCGHYIRCFMDQNQDYRCLKKVYIRRSCGHKQSITCNEHDSDFEEDLDCSNCKISPAEDRKETSKASVFKEIKQVELGLENLTLGENLPEWNIKLPKAPELLGIILNNKKKLVIQGLSNQEILQKYLKDFENSGFGPNGKNRLGRVE, via the exons atgtgtcatacattattattatcaaaattattcattttccaaatttctggAG cCATCACAATGAATTCCGACTTAACACGAAGGTTTCGTAGCATGAAAGCCAATCTTTGCTCCACATCAGGCAATTCAGTAGCCTACCGCTTCATGAGCATTTATCCTACTGCATCGGAGCTAACGAGCTGCAAGTCACCACATGTACTCCCTCTTAATATTACTAAAGGAGCATATAAAGATCTTGACCATTACTTAAGGACTCATTTCATGTTGTTAAGAGAAGACTTCATTAAACCCATCAGAGAGGATTTACAGACTTTTTTGAAACGCTCGTCTCAGACGCtgataaatatcaaaattcatGAAGTGCAGTTTATTAGGAAAGGAGTGAAGAATAGTGATGTGTGTGTCTCTATTGAAATTAAGAAAGGTGTTACGTATGATAGGTGGAACGTCAAGAAAGGCGACAAGAGATTTATGTTGGGATCTTTACTCATTTTCTCCGCTGACACATTTAATACAATAATTTGCGGGAAGGTTGCTGATATCAGGAAGTTGTTGTACAAAAAGGTGCTGGTCAGTTTTGAGGATAAAGTCAATATACAATACGACAAGACTTATTTGATGATTGAATGCAATCAATTCTTTGAACCTTACTACCATGTTCTAAGAGCAATCCAAAGCATTAACAGAACATCCTTTCCATTAAGTGAATATTTAATCAAGACCAATTCCTCTGTGGGTATGCCCAAATACCTAAATGGTGTTAAGTGGACTATCTCAGATCAAGACCTGAACGTATCCCAGAACATTGCAATGAATGCAGCGCTATCGCAGGAGTTGGTGATTATTCAAGGACCTCCAGGCACAGGAAAAACCTTTCTGGGTCTTAAGATAGTGAAGCAGTTAGTGACTATTAGAAATAAATGGTGGAAAAATAGTCCCATGCTAGTGATTAGTTTCACCAATCATGCATTAGATCAGTTTTTGGAGGGGCTTACTAAGTTTACTAACCGAATTTTGAG GCTTGGTGGTCAATCTCGCAAccccaaaatgaaaaattattcaatacaGGAATGCCGACAACGATTTTACAATAACACCACAAATGGGTGGcaaaaacgtttcaaaataggaGAAGTTTTTAAG GAATATTGTGCCATTGAGCGCCAAATAATAACGATGGGTAATCAGTTGGATAATCTTGTTAGTACCAAACCTagttgcattttttctttcgaTGTCTTGGCGACAGGCGTACCTGAAATCGCTAGTTTTTTCCCGAATTTCAATCGTGAGGAAATGGTTACATGGTTGCTAGAAGAAGATGAATCCCTGAAAATG GGATATCTTCAAATATCTGCTTCAGAAGATCGTAAATTGATAAGTTTggtatataataattttttaaa AGATTGCAATAAAGACTCAAAATATTGTCTGTTATCCGTGTCAATAATGTCTGTCGCCATACATAAGCTCTATGATAAAATACTCGAGCTTAACAAGGGAATTCAGATTAGGCAAGAGAAATCTCAGAGCTCGGATCGAAGTCATATTCAAGTAAAAAATCGCGAACTCCAGATTTTGATTAATTCGTACAATTATTTGCTGAGCAAATTCGAGTTTTTCCAG CTACAACTCAACACCGGAAGATACGTCAGCACAAACAAAGGACGTGACCCATTCAGTATCCCAGTTCGAACGCGCTGGCAGCTCTACCAACATTGGATGAAGAAATACGAGGCCTACATGACCGAAGAAATGGAGGCTTTAATCGCTGAGTACCAGCCtatttaccaaaatttcaatcgaATACAAGAGAAAAACAATTTGGATCTGATGAAGCATCAGATAATCATCGGAATGACCAGTACTATGGCGGCGCGAATGCATTCTATTCTCGAGATCATACAGTGTCCAATTGTGATTGTGGAGGAGGCTGCCGAATTGCTGGAAGCCCATATTATACCTGTTCTGACAAAACATTGTCAACACGTAATTTTAATCGGGGACCACAAACAGTTAAAACCGACTACTGCCGATTACGACATTGAAACCAAATACAATTTAGGAGTAAGCATGTTCGAAAGAATGGTCCGGAATGATATTCAGTGTTACACCTTAAATGTGCAACACCGCATGCgccctgaaatatcttctttgattacaccctgtatttatccAGTACTCCATAATCATGAAACTGTAaccgaattttcaaaaatacgcGGCATGAAGAAGTCTCTATATTTTATCACGCATCG aaaccCTGAGCAATCTTCTGGCAATTCGAGCAAAAAGAATTCATATGAAGCAAAATACATAATCCAGTTGGCTTCACATCTGATTCAGAACGGGTATAAACCTGATGAAATTACCATTTTGGCCACCTATTTGGGTCAAGTAAACGTCCTGATGCAAGAGCAAAGCCAATGTGTAGGTACGCAAGTCCAGGAAATAAAAGTCACTTCAGTAGACAATTTCCAAGGGGAGGAAAACAAGATTATTTTGTTGTCTTTGGTGCGCAACAATGATTATAGTAGCATCGGATTTTTGTCTGTTGAAAATAGAGTGTGCGTGGCGTTAAGCAGAGCAAAGGAGGGGCTGTATATGATGGGAAATATCAAACTGTTGATGACGTGTTCACTG CTTTGGAGGAAAATCTATCTTACACtgaaaaagcaaaattctGTGGGTTTTCACTTACCTCTACAGTGCGAGCAACATAGCACTGTTATCAAAATACGAAGTCCtgaacaattttataaattatctcCTAATGGTGGCTGCGAGGAGTTGTGCAACAAAATCTTGCCCTGCGGTCACAAATGCACTcaatattgtcattttttcgaTCATAAACAATATCGTTGTATGGAACCTTGTTCAAA ATCTTCCTGCAAAAATCCCATCCACAAATGCAAGAAACTCTGTTACGAACCCTGTGGGATGTGTACCTACAAACTGCGCCAAAAACTCTCTTGCGGACATTACATTCGATGTTTCATGGATCAGAACCAGGACTACAGATGTCTGAAAAAAGTCTATATTCGCAGGTCTTGTGGACACAAACAGTCAATTACTTGCAATGAACATGACAGCGATTTCGAGGAGGATTTAGACTGTTCTAATTGCAAAATCTCTCCGGCAGAAGATAGGAAGGAAACTAGTAAAGCTAGTGTTTTCAAGGAGATTAAGCAGGTTGAATTGGGATTGGAGAATTTGACTCTTGGGGAGAATCTGCCAGAATGGAACATTAAGCTGCCTAAAGCACCTGAACTTCTGGGGATTATATTgaataacaagaaaaaattggtGATACAGGGACTGAGTAACCAAGAGATTTTGCAGAAGTATCtgaaggattttgaaaattcgggGTTTGGGccaaatggaaaaaacagACTTGGTCGCGTAGAATAA